A genomic stretch from Sinorhizobium terangae includes:
- a CDS encoding FGGY-family carbohydrate kinase has translation MTNTSHARPAGGERYLIGVDVGTGSARAGLFDLAGRLLASGKRDITLFREAGSIVEQSSTEIWSAVCAAVREAVSAAGVDPAKVASIGFDATCSLVVLGEDGRSLPVGPSEDPQRDIIVWMDHRAVDQAERINAKGHDVLRYVGGRISPEMETPKLLWLRENRPQVFDAAWQFFDLADFLTWRATGDLARSTCTVTCKWTYLAHEKRWDPDYFRAIGLGQLADEDFVRIGQRVVEPGTPVGNGLTERAAEELGLAPGTPIGAGMIDAHAGGIGTVGVDGPPESNLAYVFGTSSCTMTSTAEPVFVPGVWGPYYSAMVPGMWLNEGGQSAAGAAIEQLLSFHPAAGEALELAGRRGLSLPVLLAELAAQKVQTLSESIELAGGIHVVPEFLGNRAPFADPHARAVVAGLGMEKDLDSLVSLYVAGLCGIGYGLRQIIDTQASSGALIDKIVISGGAGQLDLVRQLLADATGKPVLATRSEEPVLLGAAILGSVAAGEFADVRSAMARLSGTDRTYAPAGGETAARHALRYEAFKKLQSLAREIR, from the coding sequence ATGACCAACACTTCTCACGCACGCCCTGCGGGCGGCGAACGATATCTCATCGGCGTTGATGTCGGCACCGGAAGCGCCAGAGCCGGCCTTTTCGACCTCGCCGGCCGGCTGCTGGCATCGGGCAAGCGCGATATCACGCTCTTTCGTGAGGCCGGTTCCATCGTCGAGCAGTCGAGCACGGAAATCTGGTCCGCGGTCTGCGCGGCAGTGCGCGAGGCGGTCTCCGCAGCAGGCGTTGATCCTGCAAAAGTCGCGAGCATAGGCTTCGACGCGACCTGCTCGCTTGTCGTCCTTGGCGAGGACGGGCGGTCGCTTCCGGTGGGACCGTCGGAGGATCCTCAGCGAGATATCATCGTCTGGATGGACCACCGCGCCGTCGACCAGGCGGAGCGCATCAATGCCAAGGGCCACGATGTGCTGCGCTATGTCGGCGGACGCATATCGCCGGAGATGGAGACGCCGAAGCTCCTCTGGCTGCGCGAAAATCGTCCGCAGGTCTTCGACGCCGCCTGGCAATTCTTCGACCTTGCGGACTTCCTGACCTGGCGGGCAACGGGCGATCTTGCCCGTTCCACCTGCACCGTGACCTGCAAATGGACTTATCTCGCACACGAGAAGCGCTGGGATCCGGACTATTTCCGCGCGATCGGACTCGGTCAGCTCGCGGATGAAGACTTCGTGCGCATAGGCCAGCGTGTCGTGGAGCCGGGTACGCCGGTTGGAAACGGGCTGACGGAGAGGGCCGCCGAGGAACTTGGCCTTGCACCGGGCACGCCGATCGGAGCCGGCATGATCGATGCCCACGCCGGCGGCATCGGCACGGTCGGGGTTGACGGCCCTCCGGAGAGCAATCTCGCCTATGTCTTCGGAACCTCCTCCTGCACGATGACTTCCACAGCAGAGCCGGTTTTCGTGCCGGGCGTGTGGGGACCTTATTACTCGGCGATGGTACCCGGCATGTGGCTGAACGAGGGCGGGCAGTCCGCGGCGGGCGCTGCGATCGAGCAGCTTCTGTCCTTCCACCCCGCGGCCGGCGAGGCCCTGGAACTCGCAGGACGCCGCGGCCTCTCGCTGCCGGTCCTGCTGGCGGAACTCGCCGCGCAGAAGGTCCAGACGCTCTCTGAGTCGATCGAGCTGGCAGGCGGAATCCACGTCGTTCCGGAATTCCTCGGTAACCGCGCGCCGTTTGCCGACCCGCATGCCCGCGCGGTCGTCGCGGGGCTAGGGATGGAGAAAGATCTGGACAGTCTCGTGTCGCTCTACGTGGCCGGACTATGCGGCATCGGCTACGGCCTGCGGCAGATCATCGATACGCAGGCGTCATCCGGTGCTCTGATCGACAAGATCGTCATCAGCGGCGGCGCCGGTCAGCTTGATCTCGTCCGCCAGTTGCTTGCGGACGCGACGGGAAAGCCCGTTCTGGCGACGCGCTCGGAGGAACCTGTGCTTCTCGGCGCTGCCATCCTCGGAAGCGTGGCGGCTGGCGAATTCGCGGACGTTCGCTCGGCGATGGCAAGGCTTTCCGGCACGGATCGCACCTACGCGCCCGCCGGTGGTGAAACCGCAGCGCGTCATGCGCTGAGATACGAGGCCTTCAAGAAGCTTCAGTCGTTGGCGCGGGAGATCCGTTAG
- a CDS encoding SDR family oxidoreductase: MADLMKGKVAAITGAASGIGLECARTLLAEGAKVVLVDRAQDKLEQLCAELGENALPLVVDLLKPAEVSGMLPRILDIAGKLDVFHANAGAYIGGPVAEGDPDAWDRMLNLNINAAFRSVHAVLPYMIQQKSGDILFTSSIAGVVPVVWEPIYTASKFAVQAFVHSTRRQVAPHGVRVGAVLPGPVVTALLDDWPKAKMEEALANGSLMQPKEVADAVLFMLTRPRNVTIRDLVILPNSVDL; the protein is encoded by the coding sequence ATGGCTGACCTCATGAAAGGCAAAGTCGCCGCCATCACAGGCGCGGCATCGGGCATCGGTCTGGAATGCGCCCGCACGTTGCTTGCGGAAGGGGCGAAGGTCGTTCTCGTCGATCGTGCGCAGGACAAACTGGAACAGCTCTGCGCCGAACTCGGTGAAAACGCCCTGCCGCTGGTCGTCGATCTTCTCAAGCCCGCCGAAGTCTCCGGCATGCTGCCGCGAATCCTCGATATCGCCGGGAAGCTCGACGTCTTCCACGCGAATGCCGGCGCCTATATCGGTGGTCCGGTGGCTGAGGGGGATCCGGACGCTTGGGACCGGATGCTTAATCTCAACATCAATGCGGCGTTCCGCTCCGTGCATGCGGTGCTGCCCTACATGATCCAACAGAAATCGGGCGATATTCTCTTCACGAGCTCGATTGCGGGCGTCGTCCCCGTCGTCTGGGAGCCGATCTACACGGCATCGAAATTTGCCGTGCAGGCGTTCGTGCACAGCACGCGGCGACAGGTGGCGCCGCATGGCGTGCGCGTCGGGGCGGTGTTGCCCGGGCCGGTGGTAACTGCGCTGCTCGACGACTGGCCGAAGGCGAAGATGGAAGAAGCGCTTGCCAACGGCAGCCTCATGCAGCCGAAGGAAGTGGCGGATGCGGTGCTCTTCATGCTGACGCGTCCGCGCAACGTGACGATCCGCGATCTGGTGATCCTGCCCAACAGCGTTGATCTCTGA
- a CDS encoding sugar ABC transporter permease, producing the protein MSQNPSNAAVQTQPRLDRSDERVRHDEGILDMVWGFIDRVRSGDLGMLPVAVGLIVISVIFSALNPVFLAPNNLVNLLFDCATVGVISLGIICVLVLGEIDLSVGSMSGLASAMVGVLWVNSGWPIAAAIFAALLVGVVVGLIYATLYNRLGMPSFIATLAGLLALLGMQLYILGPTGSINLPYASPLVRFGQILIMPDWLSHALALVPGLVMIGKGMRTMRQRQAANLSSQPLGALIIKAVVLTVALEVAVFYLNLGRGVPWMFGLFVALAVILNYALTRTKWGRSMFAVGGNREAARRSGINVRRIYMSAFVLCSTLATLGGILSASRLASSSQQAGTGDVNLNAIAAAVIGGTSLFGGRGSAYSALLGIIVIQAISNGLTLLNLSSSLRYMITGGVLAIAVIVDSLARRSRVSHGRA; encoded by the coding sequence ATGAGCCAGAATCCTTCGAACGCCGCCGTCCAGACCCAGCCGAGGCTCGACCGCAGCGATGAACGTGTGCGCCATGACGAGGGGATCCTCGACATGGTGTGGGGGTTCATTGATCGCGTGCGGTCCGGCGATCTCGGCATGCTGCCGGTCGCGGTAGGCCTCATTGTGATCTCGGTCATCTTTTCGGCCCTCAATCCGGTCTTTCTTGCCCCCAACAACCTCGTGAACCTGCTCTTCGATTGCGCCACCGTAGGCGTGATTTCGCTCGGCATCATTTGCGTGCTGGTGTTGGGCGAAATCGATCTTTCGGTCGGCTCCATGAGCGGACTGGCCTCGGCGATGGTCGGGGTGTTGTGGGTGAACTCCGGCTGGCCGATCGCCGCGGCGATATTCGCGGCGCTTCTGGTCGGTGTCGTGGTCGGACTGATCTACGCAACCCTCTACAACCGGCTCGGGATGCCGAGCTTCATTGCGACGCTCGCTGGTCTTCTCGCGCTGCTCGGCATGCAGCTCTATATCCTGGGGCCGACCGGTTCGATCAACCTGCCATACGCTTCCCCGCTCGTCCGCTTCGGACAAATATTGATCATGCCGGACTGGCTTTCCCACGCGCTGGCGCTGGTGCCGGGTCTCGTGATGATCGGCAAGGGCATGCGCACGATGCGCCAACGGCAGGCGGCGAACCTCTCCTCCCAGCCGCTCGGCGCGCTCATCATCAAGGCGGTCGTACTCACGGTCGCGCTTGAAGTGGCAGTCTTCTACCTCAATCTCGGCCGCGGGGTACCGTGGATGTTCGGCCTGTTCGTCGCCCTTGCGGTGATCCTGAACTACGCGCTGACGCGTACGAAGTGGGGCCGGTCGATGTTCGCGGTCGGTGGGAACCGGGAGGCCGCGCGGCGGTCGGGCATCAACGTGCGCCGCATCTACATGAGCGCCTTCGTGCTCTGCTCCACACTTGCCACGCTCGGCGGCATCCTGTCGGCATCGCGCCTTGCCTCCTCGAGCCAGCAGGCCGGCACGGGCGACGTCAATCTCAACGCGATCGCGGCTGCGGTCATCGGCGGCACCAGCCTCTTCGGCGGGCGTGGCAGCGCCTATTCGGCTCTGCTTGGCATCATCGTCATCCAGGCAATCTCGAATGGTCTGACGCTGCTCAATCTGAGCTCGTCGCTCCGCTACATGATCACCGGCGGCGTTCTGGCAATCGCTGTCATCGTCGACTCGTTGGCCCGTCGTTCCCGTGTCAGCCACGGACGCGCGTGA
- a CDS encoding ATP-binding cassette domain-containing protein, with product MTRDIKSAPVKGEPVLRLRGISKNFGAVSALTDIELDVNAGEVVALVGDNGAGKSTLVKILAGVHQPSAGTIEFCGEGVTLDNPAKALGLGIATVFQDLALCENLDVVANLFLGHELAPWQLDEVAMEVRAWTLLRELAARIPSVRQPIASLSGGQRQTVAIARSLLLDPKLIMLDEPTAALGVAQTAEVLNLIERVRDRGLGVIIISHNMEDVRAVADRIVVLRLGRNNGVFLPDASNHDLVTAITGATENAVSRRLDRKTGLVNEQSGGPA from the coding sequence ATGACACGCGATATCAAGAGTGCTCCCGTGAAAGGTGAGCCTGTGCTGCGTCTTCGCGGCATATCCAAGAATTTTGGCGCCGTATCCGCACTCACCGACATTGAACTTGACGTCAACGCCGGCGAAGTCGTCGCGCTGGTGGGAGACAACGGCGCCGGCAAGTCGACGCTCGTCAAGATCCTCGCCGGCGTGCATCAACCGTCCGCGGGCACGATCGAGTTCTGCGGCGAAGGCGTGACGCTCGACAATCCTGCAAAGGCGCTTGGCCTCGGGATAGCGACCGTCTTCCAGGACCTGGCGCTGTGCGAAAATCTCGATGTCGTCGCAAACCTGTTTCTCGGCCACGAACTGGCCCCCTGGCAACTCGACGAAGTCGCGATGGAAGTGCGCGCCTGGACGCTTCTGCGGGAGCTGGCCGCGCGTATCCCGTCCGTCCGCCAGCCGATCGCGTCGCTCTCCGGCGGTCAGCGCCAGACGGTGGCGATCGCGCGCTCGCTGCTCCTGGATCCAAAGCTCATCATGCTCGATGAGCCGACGGCGGCACTCGGCGTCGCCCAGACCGCCGAAGTCCTCAACCTGATCGAACGCGTCCGTGACCGCGGGCTCGGCGTGATCATCATCAGCCACAACATGGAAGACGTGCGCGCGGTGGCGGATCGCATCGTCGTGCTGCGGCTTGGACGCAACAACGGCGTCTTCCTGCCGGATGCGTCCAACCATGACCTCGTCACCGCGATCACCGGTGCCACGGAGAACGCCGTTTCGCGCCGGCTCGACCGCAAGACCGGCCTCGTCAATGAGCAGAGCGGAGGACCCGCATGA
- a CDS encoding ABC transporter substrate-binding protein, whose amino-acid sequence MKTIYYLLASTGLAVSLSSAAVAQESATVAFLMPDQASTRYEEHDYPGFKAEMEKLCPDCTVIYQNANADVALQQQQFNSAVAQGAKVVVLDPVDSAAAAALVEIAHSQDVKVIAYDRPIPDKPADYYVSFDNEGIGRSIAQSLVDHLKASGVPEGSGVLQINGSPTDAAAGLIRDGIDSALDASGYKTLAEYDTPDWAPPKAQEWTAGQITRFGDQIKGIVAANDGTGGGAIAALKAAGVKPVPPVTGNDATIAALQLVISGDQYNTISKPSEIVAAAAANVAVKLIKGETPEATHKLYETPSQLFTPAVVTAENIKAEIFDKKINTPEEICTGEYVEGCRKLGIMN is encoded by the coding sequence ATGAAGACGATCTATTACTTGCTTGCCTCGACCGGCCTTGCCGTGTCGCTCAGCAGCGCCGCCGTTGCGCAGGAATCGGCCACTGTTGCCTTCCTGATGCCGGACCAGGCTTCGACCCGCTACGAGGAGCATGACTATCCAGGCTTCAAGGCGGAGATGGAGAAGCTCTGCCCCGACTGCACCGTCATCTACCAGAACGCCAATGCGGACGTGGCGCTTCAGCAGCAGCAGTTCAACTCCGCGGTCGCTCAGGGCGCCAAGGTTGTCGTGCTCGATCCGGTCGATTCCGCCGCGGCTGCCGCGCTCGTCGAAATCGCCCATTCCCAGGATGTCAAGGTGATCGCCTACGACCGTCCAATCCCGGACAAGCCGGCGGACTATTACGTTTCGTTCGACAATGAAGGCATCGGCCGCTCGATCGCGCAGTCGCTCGTCGACCACCTGAAGGCATCCGGCGTTCCGGAAGGTTCCGGCGTGCTGCAGATCAACGGTTCGCCGACCGACGCGGCCGCCGGCCTCATTCGCGACGGCATCGATTCCGCCCTCGACGCATCCGGCTACAAGACGCTCGCCGAGTACGATACGCCGGATTGGGCGCCGCCGAAGGCGCAGGAATGGACCGCCGGTCAGATCACCCGCTTCGGCGACCAGATCAAGGGCATCGTCGCCGCTAACGACGGAACCGGCGGTGGTGCGATCGCCGCTCTCAAGGCGGCAGGCGTCAAGCCGGTCCCCCCGGTCACTGGCAACGATGCGACGATTGCGGCCCTGCAACTGGTCATTTCCGGCGATCAGTACAACACGATCTCGAAGCCTTCAGAGATCGTAGCGGCGGCTGCCGCCAATGTCGCCGTGAAGCTGATCAAGGGCGAAACCCCGGAAGCGACCCACAAGCTGTATGAAACGCCCTCGCAGCTCTTCACTCCAGCGGTGGTCACGGCCGAAAACATCAAGGCCGAGATCTTCGACAAGAAGATCAACACGCCGGAAGAGATCTGCACTGGCGAATATGTTGAAGGTTGCCGCAAACTCGGCATCATGAACTGA
- a CDS encoding LacI family DNA-binding transcriptional regulator has product MKRSIPTKRTTIYDLAELAGTSASAVSAVLNGNWKKRRISSQLAEKITRLAEEQGYALNMQASVLRRERSKIIGMIVPKYDNRYFGSIVEQFEAMARERGLFPIITCTRRDPALEIEAARAMLSYQVDCLIATGATDPDRIADICSAAGVRAVNLDLPGSRVPSIISDNFAGALELTRRVLQNCEREFGEKAPLLFVGGRGTDHNTSERVRGFRVAHAEAGVAVDEALVLTCGYAPEKAENAMKAIAEKVGTLPRGMFVNSTISLEGVMRWIRRSGHYADRMPHLGCFDWDPFVAMLGDHIEMVRQDVPKMLDAVFEIIDSGASELKVIQVPPIVEQTG; this is encoded by the coding sequence GTGAAGCGTAGCATTCCGACGAAAAGGACGACGATCTACGACCTGGCCGAATTGGCCGGGACCTCGGCGAGCGCGGTGAGTGCAGTGCTGAACGGGAACTGGAAGAAGCGCCGTATCAGCAGCCAACTGGCCGAGAAGATCACCCGGCTCGCCGAGGAACAGGGGTATGCGCTAAACATGCAGGCGAGCGTGCTCAGGCGCGAGCGATCGAAAATAATCGGCATGATCGTCCCGAAGTACGACAACCGCTACTTCGGCTCGATCGTCGAACAGTTCGAGGCCATGGCCCGCGAGAGAGGTCTTTTCCCAATCATCACCTGCACGCGGCGCGATCCCGCACTGGAAATCGAAGCCGCGCGCGCCATGCTCTCCTATCAGGTGGACTGCCTGATCGCGACCGGCGCGACCGATCCGGATCGCATCGCCGACATCTGTTCGGCCGCCGGCGTGCGCGCCGTAAACCTTGACCTGCCGGGTTCGCGTGTTCCGTCGATCATCTCGGACAATTTCGCCGGCGCGCTCGAACTGACGCGGCGTGTACTTCAGAACTGCGAGCGAGAGTTCGGTGAAAAGGCGCCGCTGCTCTTCGTCGGCGGGCGCGGCACCGACCACAACACATCGGAACGCGTAAGAGGATTTCGCGTCGCCCATGCCGAAGCGGGCGTGGCGGTTGACGAGGCGCTGGTGCTCACCTGCGGCTACGCGCCTGAAAAGGCCGAGAACGCCATGAAGGCGATCGCGGAAAAGGTCGGAACACTGCCGCGCGGCATGTTCGTTAATTCCACCATTTCACTTGAAGGCGTGATGCGCTGGATCCGTCGCTCCGGCCACTATGCCGACCGGATGCCGCACCTTGGCTGCTTCGACTGGGATCCCTTCGTGGCCATGCTCGGCGACCACATCGAAATGGTTCGCCAGGACGTTCCGAAAATGCTCGACGCGGTCTTCGAGATCATCGACTCCGGCGCATCGGAGCTGAAGGTGATTCAGGTTCCGCCGATCGTCGAGCAGACGGGGTAA
- a CDS encoding carbamoyltransferase family protein has product MRVLGISAFYHDSAAALVEDGRVVAAAQEERFTRKKHDPSFPARAIEYCLAEAGCGMNDIDHVVFYDKPFLKFERLLETYLATSPRGFRSFKLAMPIWIKEKLFQKKLLRKDLGRLAGVKEWAGSLLFTEHHLAHAASAYFPAPFPRAAVLTMDGVGEWCTTSLGHGCDNHLEILKEIHFPHSLGLLYSAFTYYTGFKVNSGEYKLMGLAPYGRPRFTQTILDHLIDLKEDGSFRLDQRYFDYCTGLTMTSPAFHRLFGGEPRKPESPLTQREMDLAASIQSVTEEVVLRLARFAKRETNEKNLCLAGGVALNCVANGKLLKEGLFDDIWIQPAAGDAGGALGAALAVWHDYLSKPRATNGGDSMAGAYLGPSYGQGEIEQRLTAAGAAYRVLSDDEITADTVEALVEEKAVGWMQGRMEFGPRALGGRSILGDPRSPTMQKTLNLKVKYRESFRPFAPSVRREDVADWFDLDADSPYMLLVADVLESRRLHANRPQEQLFGIDLLNVPRSEIPAVTHVDYSARIQTVHRETNPRYWDLLTAFKARTGCPVLVNTSFNVRGEPIVCTPEDAFRCFMGTEIERLVVGNCMLKKEDQPERLRKDYKEQFELD; this is encoded by the coding sequence GTGCGCGTTCTGGGTATTTCCGCCTTTTATCACGACAGCGCGGCGGCTCTGGTTGAAGATGGCCGCGTTGTCGCGGCCGCGCAGGAGGAACGCTTCACTCGAAAGAAGCACGACCCGAGTTTTCCTGCGCGGGCGATAGAATACTGCCTGGCGGAAGCAGGCTGCGGCATGAACGATATCGATCATGTCGTGTTTTACGATAAGCCGTTCCTGAAATTCGAGCGGCTTCTCGAGACCTACCTTGCGACCAGCCCCAGAGGGTTTCGTTCATTCAAGCTTGCGATGCCGATATGGATCAAGGAGAAGCTGTTTCAAAAGAAGCTCCTTCGCAAGGATCTGGGCAGGCTTGCGGGTGTGAAGGAATGGGCGGGTTCGCTGCTCTTTACCGAGCATCACCTGGCGCACGCTGCGAGCGCGTACTTTCCTGCTCCTTTCCCAAGGGCCGCGGTATTGACCATGGATGGCGTCGGCGAGTGGTGCACGACATCCCTCGGTCATGGCTGCGACAATCACCTTGAAATATTGAAGGAAATCCATTTCCCCCATTCGCTCGGCCTGCTCTATTCCGCCTTCACCTATTACACCGGCTTCAAGGTGAACTCCGGCGAGTACAAGCTCATGGGGCTCGCGCCTTATGGCCGGCCACGCTTCACCCAGACCATCCTCGACCATCTCATCGACCTCAAGGAGGATGGCTCGTTCCGGCTCGATCAGCGCTACTTCGACTATTGCACCGGTCTCACGATGACGTCGCCGGCCTTCCATCGCCTGTTCGGCGGTGAACCGCGCAAGCCGGAATCCCCGCTTACACAGCGCGAAATGGACCTGGCGGCATCGATCCAGAGCGTCACGGAAGAGGTCGTCCTGCGGCTCGCGCGGTTCGCGAAGCGGGAGACCAATGAAAAGAACCTTTGCCTGGCGGGCGGTGTCGCGCTCAACTGCGTTGCCAATGGCAAGCTCCTCAAGGAAGGTCTTTTCGACGACATCTGGATACAGCCGGCCGCCGGCGACGCAGGCGGCGCCCTGGGTGCGGCGCTCGCCGTATGGCATGACTATCTCAGCAAGCCCCGCGCCACAAACGGCGGGGACAGCATGGCCGGGGCCTATCTCGGTCCGAGCTACGGACAGGGTGAGATCGAACAGCGCCTGACTGCCGCCGGCGCGGCCTACAGGGTCCTGTCCGACGACGAAATCACGGCAGACACGGTCGAGGCCCTCGTGGAGGAAAAGGCTGTCGGCTGGATGCAGGGGCGCATGGAGTTCGGTCCCCGCGCGCTCGGAGGGCGCTCGATCCTCGGTGATCCGCGCTCGCCGACGATGCAGAAGACGCTCAATCTGAAGGTCAAATACCGGGAGAGTTTTCGCCCCTTTGCTCCCTCGGTTCGCCGCGAGGACGTGGCGGACTGGTTCGATCTCGATGCCGACAGCCCCTATATGCTGCTCGTCGCCGACGTATTGGAGAGCCGCAGGCTGCATGCCAATCGTCCGCAGGAGCAGTTGTTCGGCATCGACTTGCTGAATGTGCCGAGATCAGAGATCCCTGCTGTCACCCACGTCGACTACTCGGCGCGCATCCAGACGGTGCATCGCGAAACCAACCCTCGCTACTGGGATCTGCTGACAGCCTTCAAGGCTCGCACCGGGTGCCCAGTCCTCGTCAACACCAGCTTCAACGTGCGCGGAGAGCCGATCGTCTGCACGCCGGAAGATGCGTTCCGATGCTTCATGGGCACGGAGATCGAACGGCTCGTCGTCGGGAACTGCATGCTGAAGAAGGAAGACCAGCCCGAGCGTCTGCGCAAGGACTACAAGGAACAGTTCGAGCTCGACTAG
- a CDS encoding DUF5989 family protein: MEFVQELFAYMGNRKKFWLLPILIMVTVFGTLVVLTQGTAVAPFIYTLF, translated from the coding sequence ATGGAATTCGTCCAGGAGCTTTTCGCCTATATGGGCAACCGAAAGAAGTTCTGGTTGCTTCCGATCCTGATCATGGTGACCGTTTTTGGAACGCTGGTGGTCCTCACGCAGGGCACCGCTGTTGCCCCGTTCATCTATACTCTGTTCTGA
- a CDS encoding SxtJ family membrane protein, with protein MSASHEPIIENIPEGPSNRSFGYTVGGILSCLALLRWWLAEQATLLTIGLGSVGIALVVLAYLAPDTLTTANRLWTKLGLLLFKVVNPVVMLLIYVTTFIPIGILMRLRGHDPLAPAFDRSASTYWKPRSPNEPAPATMRNQY; from the coding sequence ATGAGCGCGTCGCATGAACCGATCATAGAAAACATTCCGGAGGGACCGTCCAACCGTAGCTTCGGCTATACCGTCGGCGGAATTCTTTCCTGCCTTGCACTTTTAAGGTGGTGGCTGGCGGAGCAGGCCACCCTACTGACCATTGGGCTTGGCTCGGTGGGAATTGCGCTCGTCGTCCTGGCATACCTGGCTCCCGACACTTTGACCACCGCGAACCGGCTCTGGACCAAACTCGGCCTGCTCCTGTTCAAGGTGGTCAATCCGGTCGTGATGCTGCTCATCTACGTAACCACATTCATTCCGATCGGGATTCTGATGCGATTACGGGGCCACGACCCCTTGGCGCCGGCATTCGACCGCAGCGCGAGCACATACTGGAAACCGAGGTCCCCAAACGAGCCGGCGCCGGCGACGATGCGCAACCAATATTAA
- a CDS encoding sensor histidine kinase, with amino-acid sequence MLAAGSICIAWLDSMQAPLPPEPMYALLVAYFCYAVIVAILAWRTEIATVRGTFIRHVIDILAFAAFMSMTDGASSPFFVLIPFTLLSATLHWRWRGAFWSGLVCLLILLYLGYFDTRDLFDPDADTTTNVSRLLFIFVAAVLLIWLGAHQEAVRAELLRLVQRTPALPQGREWPAAAALEYAAHVMLVKRALLIWSDGEEPWTYVALWKNGVCKVTQMPPDAFEFWTDKTLQQRSLLISDAARGRLLVHKGDGRFDWWTGERPPLSPALVDTFSLTSAVSVHFEVGDLQARLFLLEPPALTLDDVAITEIIADRIKALFEQAMLVRRLSDEAAVEERIRIGRDLHDGVLQTLAGTALQLQSLRPMGQQPPDDLEERLTAIQSMLVDEQRELRTFIRALEPGREHGNAAEVQLEHQFAVLADRLMLQWQIDVDVALDPAKVRLPMGLTYELARMTSEATANAVRHGHAQKVRIKLRTDREAITLTVDDDGVGFGFGGRVEHAELEHKKMGPRSLRERTAARGGRLSIDRIAEWTRVMIMLPMPR; translated from the coding sequence ATGCTGGCGGCCGGCAGCATCTGCATCGCATGGCTGGACTCGATGCAGGCGCCGTTGCCGCCCGAGCCCATGTACGCACTGCTCGTCGCATATTTCTGCTACGCCGTCATCGTTGCCATTCTGGCCTGGCGAACGGAGATTGCGACAGTACGCGGGACTTTCATACGCCACGTGATCGATATCCTGGCATTCGCCGCGTTCATGTCGATGACTGACGGCGCGTCGAGCCCCTTTTTCGTGCTCATCCCTTTCACGCTGTTGTCTGCGACCTTGCATTGGAGATGGCGGGGTGCGTTCTGGAGCGGGCTCGTCTGCCTGCTGATCCTGCTGTATCTCGGATACTTCGATACACGTGATCTGTTCGATCCGGACGCTGATACGACGACGAATGTTTCGAGGCTTCTGTTCATCTTCGTCGCGGCGGTACTGCTCATCTGGCTTGGGGCTCACCAGGAGGCGGTGCGCGCCGAACTGTTGAGATTGGTTCAAAGAACCCCTGCCCTCCCTCAGGGCCGTGAGTGGCCCGCTGCCGCTGCGCTGGAGTATGCCGCACATGTGATGTTGGTTAAGCGCGCTCTGCTGATCTGGAGCGACGGCGAAGAGCCGTGGACATATGTGGCATTATGGAAAAACGGGGTCTGCAAGGTCACGCAGATGCCTCCAGACGCTTTTGAATTCTGGACCGACAAAACTCTGCAGCAACGCAGCCTGTTGATTTCCGACGCCGCACGGGGCCGCCTTCTGGTTCACAAAGGTGACGGTCGATTCGACTGGTGGACCGGCGAGCGGCCGCCGCTCTCCCCTGCACTTGTCGATACGTTTTCGTTGACTTCCGCCGTCTCCGTACATTTCGAGGTCGGCGACCTGCAGGCTCGCCTTTTTCTGCTCGAGCCGCCGGCGCTGACGCTTGACGACGTCGCAATCACCGAAATCATAGCCGATCGCATCAAGGCGCTTTTCGAACAAGCAATGCTGGTTCGTCGGCTCAGCGACGAGGCGGCCGTCGAGGAACGCATTCGCATCGGCCGCGATCTTCATGATGGTGTTCTTCAAACACTGGCAGGTACCGCCTTGCAGCTTCAGTCTCTGCGGCCGATGGGACAGCAACCGCCGGACGACTTGGAGGAGCGCTTGACCGCAATCCAGTCGATGCTTGTCGACGAGCAGCGCGAGCTTCGCACCTTCATCCGGGCGCTTGAACCCGGGCGCGAGCATGGAAACGCTGCGGAAGTACAATTGGAGCATCAATTCGCAGTATTGGCCGATCGGCTCATGCTGCAATGGCAGATCGATGTTGATGTCGCGCTCGATCCGGCCAAGGTCAGGCTTCCGATGGGTTTGACTTACGAATTGGCCCGCATGACATCGGAGGCGACAGCCAACGCTGTGCGGCACGGGCACGCGCAAAAGGTCAGGATCAAACTGCGGACGGACAGGGAAGCAATCACACTGACTGTGGACGACGACGGGGTCGGCTTTGGCTTCGGCGGCCGTGTCGAGCATGCCGAGCTTGAACACAAGAAAATGGGCCCAAGAAGCTTGCGCGAGCGAACGGCCGCCCGTGGTGGAAGACTTTCAATTGATAGGATTGCGGAATGGACAAGAGTGATGATCATGCTTCCGATGCCGCGATAA